The region ACCCTTCGTCCTCAAGCACACCTCGTAGCGTGTCGCGGATTCCGGGTTCGTCGTCAACTATGAGAATCGAGTTCATATGAGTCTTCGCTGCTTAAAAACGTAGGCTAAAGTTGATAAGAAGCGCACCAAACTTAATATCATAAAAAAGCAGCCGACGATAGTGATTGAATTTAGGGAAAAGGTTGCGTCATAAAGACCAAAACAAATTCCTTGGTCGTTACAGTGATGTACCGGAATCGAAGGAATACTACGCAAGATGTATCCGCAAATTGCTATTGCTAAAAGTAGCCAGCTTAAGGCAATCCAAATATACGCATCTGTCTTAAAAACTACCAGCATTACAATACGAAACAGTGCGAGGATTCCCACCAAGCCTGCCAGAACAATCAAAACCTGTTGTCGATATACTACTGAGTTTTCGATTTCCCCTTCATATAAAAGAATGGCTCCGAAAATTCTGCTGATATCATCCGCAACGGCTGGGATTAACAGTGAAGCCCCCAAAATTCCAAAAATGCGCGTCTGCCGCATCGTAGTTTTGTAGCGATCAATCGACCTCATTTTTATCCGTTTGAGTTGGTAACTCGATGATAAACTTCGCACCCTTCGGCTGATTGGCTACAGCCTTGATGCGTCCATGATGTTCCGAAATTATCCGATTCACGATAGCTAAGCCAAGTCCGGTGCCACGCCCTTTTGTCGAGAAATATGGCTGAAACAGCTTTTGCAGATCAGCCGGTGCGATGCCTTTTCCATTATCGGAAACTTCGGCTACTATCAGATCGCGTGCTGTGTCGTGCCGCGTCGTTATCCAAATTGTTCGCTCAGGTGTCGCGCTTTCAAAGGCCTCGACGGCGTTTCCGATAAGGTTAACAAAAACGCTCTTCATTTGCTCGGCGTCGATATAGACTTGCGGCAGATCGGAGACAAGCGCGGTTTCGATCTCGACATTTTCCATTGACGAGTCAAAAACCATTATCGCCTGATCGATCACAGCGTTAAGATCGCCGTTTTCAAGTTTCGTATCGGGCAGACGAGCAAAACGCGAAAACTCGTCAACCATCGTCTTGAGCGAAGTGACCTCGCGAAGGATCGTCTCCGTGCTCTCGTGGACGACATCTCCGATCGGACCTTTATCGTTGATGCGTTTGCCGAGGCCGTTGTCAGTGTGGCCGGACTTTGTAAAACGTTTTGCAATGCGCTCGGCAGACAACTGTATCGGCGTCAGCGGATTTTTTATCTCATGTGCCATGCGACGAGCAACTTCCTGCCATGCCGAAGCTCGCTGAGCCGAGATCAATTCCGAAAGGTCCTCGATCACAAGAACAACGCCATCGTCCGAAGGCAGCTTTGTCGCCGTGATCGCTACCGTAAGTTCATTTTCCGGCGTAGAGTCATAGTTCAAACTTTCGCCCTTGAGCGTCGTCTGATCCGAAGCATGACCAACGCGGCGTGCCCTGCCGACCAACCTTTTGAAAATATCGCGACTATCTTCGCTGACGAGATCGTCGAGTTCGACGCCCGCAAAATCAGCTCCATCGAGCCGCAAAATATTCGCTGCCGCACGATTTATCGTACTAACGCGGTCGACGGCATCAAACGACACAACACCGGTCGGCAGAGTTTCGAGCAGTGTCTCAATGTATTTGCGACGTTCGCCCAATTCCACTGAGTTCGATTCGAGCTTGGCCGACATATCGTTGAAAGTCGTAACAAGCAGAGCGAGTTCGTCCTCGGCAAAAACATCGACGCGATGGCCAAAGTTTCCTGCGGCTATCTCACTCGCTCCTTCGGCAAGGGCTTTGATCGGCGTGGTCAATCCGCGTGCAACATAAAACGCGATCCACGACGAAGCAAACATCAGCAAAAAGGTCAGCACTCCTAAGGTCAACAAGGCGATACGG is a window of Chloracidobacterium sp. DNA encoding:
- a CDS encoding HAMP domain-containing protein; protein product: MNCRTVSYSCDFDQHGLRHHRFYRTDDWRVKLALVEREIPKVKRRKTPWVVGTLMVVSLATLIILQSTNLWKEFTIDSSSDLILLYALSSLNFIAFVIFGFIFLRSIIKLVRERRTFELGAQIKTRLFIYFAAVSLLPILAMASFSYLFLNRALDRWFSQIPQSVIQQARNLEQQSVNNSLAELERLGREQQTIRRIALLTLGVLTFLLMFASSWIAFYVARGLTTPIKALAEGASEIAAGNFGHRVDVFAEDELALLVTTFNDMSAKLESNSVELGERRKYIETLLETLPTGVVSFDAVDRVSTINRAAANILRLDGADFAGVELDDLVSEDSRDIFKRLVGRARRVGHASDQTTLKGESLNYDSTPENELTVAITATKLPSDDGVVLVIEDLSELISAQRASAWQEVARRMAHEIKNPLTPIQLSAERIAKRFTKSGHTDNGLGKRINDKGPIGDVVHESTETILREVTSLKTMVDEFSRFARLPDTKLENGDLNAVIDQAIMVFDSSMENVEIETALVSDLPQVYIDAEQMKSVFVNLIGNAVEAFESATPERTIWITTRHDTARDLIVAEVSDNGKGIAPADLQKLFQPYFSTKGRGTGLGLAIVNRIISEHHGRIKAVANQPKGAKFIIELPTQTDKNEVD